The DNA sequence GGTTTTCGTAGCTGTCTGAGGAACTGTCATTGTCTTTTTCTAAGTTGATTTTTTTATCAACAGTCTTACTGACATTGACCCTGGAATTCTTCTCGTCGTGGTTTTCAAACAGCCATTCAGCATCAAAATCCATCTCGTGTTTGACTTTGTTCAGCTCTTTCATGTTgaagcccagcagcaccccaggtTTGTACTTTTCACAATCCCTGacacatttcttccttttgttgcTGAAGTGAGACGCGATGTCAGATTTCCAGAGCCACAAACTGGCCGCCAGCTTCTCGATCTCTCTCCGAGTGGGGTAGGGCTGcttattgaaatattttgtaagAAACGTTTTCCTGGCTTCGTACGAATCATCTTCGTGACCCTTGGGGTCCAGTGCTAGAACTACAGGTTCTTCAGGCTTCTCCTCAAAGGCAGAGGGGGAGTCATCGTCGTccatcttcctcttcttcatcAGGGGGAACTCCATGTGCTCGTAGGCGCGTTTCAGCGGCGCGGCCGCGGGGGACTGGCCCAGCCGGGACGAGGTCCCTTTGTCCTGCCCGTTCTGGGTCTTGCCCACGCCCCTGCAGTGCACCAGGTGCAGCGTTATGGTGGAGGCCGTCATGTTGCTCGTGTACACGCCCAGGCAGTGGATGCACTTGTAGGTCAGCTTCTTCTCCACGGGGTGAACCGTCTGAATCACCTGGTGCCTCTCCCGGAGGTGATGTGCCAGTGCGTCGGAGATGGGGCCTTTTAGGATCGAAAAGCACAGAGGACACAGAGTTTTCCCTACATCTTTTTTGTAGGGCACTGCTGCTTGCGGAGAACTTTTGACGGGTACGTCAGATTTCTCCTGGATTTTGGGCTGCGGTTTTGGGGGGACCGGGGGGGTGTTCTGAGCGTGGTAAGCTACGGATTCGGCAGGAGCATCCCGCAGGTTGTAGGTGGTGACAAGGAGGTGTATGTTcgtgtggctgccctgctgcaaTGTCAAATCAAAGGTGAGAGTGGAGTCAGTTTTAGGTCCCATCTCCTCGTCCACGTGCACCATGCGCATGTGGGCAGCCATCTTCTCCACGTCGTTGAAGGTGGAGCGGCAGTAGGGGCAGGAGAGCCCGTGGATCAGCATGTGATTGAGCAGCGTGTCCGTGGGCAGGTAGCGGTTACAGTAGAGACATTTGCTCGTGAAGTTGTGGATTTTCATGATGTAGTTGGCCACCGCAGGCACCTTCTCGGCCTTGTGCTCCTTCTCAAAGTGGACGCTGTACACGTTTTCGGGGAACAGCTCATTGCAGATTGTACAGATTTTCCACTTCTGCGTGGATGAGGTGTTGACAGCGGAAGGACCTGTAGCAGCCACGGGGGATTTGGAGCCAGACTGCCCCAGAGCTCTGGATGCCTGGGACTGCGACAGCGACGCCTGTTTGAGCTGTGCCGACGACAGTGAGGAGGAGTTGGCAGACTGCAGCGAGTACCTGGCTGAGGCCTGGGacctctgctcccctcccagcGTGTAAGGCCTTCCATTGCCACTCGCTGAAAACTGTTTCATGCTTTGTGATTGTTGGGAAAGAGAAACAGCTGCATTGCCACTGAGGCTGAGCCTCCCCCCCGGCTGACCAACATAACTGGGGGGAACTGATTTAACCCCGTAATTGTTCTGCTGTAGGTGAACGTTTGACATCATATTGACTCCTGCAGAGTTTAACGTGGGCTTTGGTATAGTGAGTCTGTTCATCATCTGCTGCGACGAGAGCGAGCGGACGCTGCCAGCAGACAGGGCACCCATCCTCTGAGGGAGTCCCATAGGCTTTTTATCCTGGGGTTTGGGAGCTATTAGCATCAAAGGTTTGGATCTGGGAACCACTACGTTGGTGTGACCTATCATTGCCGTGACCTGGTACCCGATTCGTTCGTGGTCTTCGATCACGTGCTGGACTAAAGCTTCGTAGGATTTCGGCATGAAAAGGCATCGTTTGCAGTGGATACCCCCCTCCTCTCGGGCACTGGAGCTCAACGGAACCGCACCAT is a window from the Ammospiza nelsoni isolate bAmmNel1 chromosome 12, bAmmNel1.pri, whole genome shotgun sequence genome containing:
- the ADNP gene encoding activity-dependent neuroprotector homeobox protein isoform X2 — encoded protein: MMPRKAFLSQKEKQARARERDMLKKRRRRQDYLKRSVEPQKNAETIKWHRDDEKRRENEQVKDKDIKKRWRQDERERRKNVDAMNWHREEEKWENERETMFQLPVNNLGSLRKARKTVKKILSDIGLEYCKEHIEDFKQFEPNDFYLKNTTWEDVGLWDPSLTKNQDYRTKPFCCSACPFSSKFFSAYKSHFRNVHSEDFENRILLNCPYCTFNADKKTLETHIKIFHAPNASTPSGGISTFKDKNKHESLKPKQADSVEQAVYYCKKCTYRDPLYEIVRKHIYREHFQHVAAPYVAKGGEKSLNGAVPLSSSAREEGGIHCKRCLFMPKSYEALVQHVIEDHERIGYQVTAMIGHTNVVVPRSKPLMLIAPKPQDKKPMGLPQRMGALSAGSVRSLSSQQMMNRLTIPKPTLNSAGVNMMSNVHLQQNNYGVKSVPPSYVGQPGGRLSLSGNAAVSLSQQSQSMKQFSASGNGRPYTLGGEQRSQASARYSLQSANSSSLSSAQLKQASLSQSQASRALGQSGSKSPVAATGPSAVNTSSTQKWKICTICNELFPENVYSVHFEKEHKAEKVPAVANYIMKIHNFTSKCLYCNRYLPTDTLLNHMLIHGLSCPYCRSTFNDVEKMAAHMRMVHVDEEMGPKTDSTLTFDLTLQQGSHTNIHLLVTTYNLRDAPAESVAYHAQNTPPVPPKPQPKIQEKSDVPVKSSPQAAVPYKKDVGKTLCPLCFSILKGPISDALAHHLRERHQVIQTVHPVEKKLTYKCIHCLGVYTSNMTASTITLHLVHCRGVGKTQNGQDKGTSSRLGQSPAAAPLKRAYEHMEFPLMKKRKMDDDDSPSAFEEKPEEPVVLALDPKGHEDDSYEARKTFLTKYFNKQPYPTRREIEKLAASLWLWKSDIASHFSNKRKKCVRDCEKYKPGVLLGFNMKELNKVKHEMDFDAEWLFENHDEKNSRVNVSKTVDKKINLEKDNDSSSDSYENLEEEYSESRSPFGQRVSDMGGKPSTDSTVQDPQDSLAKEILEENTLQSPEKAEQKQEESSKYEEIIAAEEPTKLVGDVSDSEGDQDEQEDAVEWKDGASQSESGPGSQQVSDFEDNALEVKPEVWTDESSQSEDAGGSKPAVEAKGGGSESDEEQSKWKNRSYGKVEGFWSKDQSQWKNASELEESLASEQMEWQSSTMDSEDGEAFGAVGAEPMHGSLPGVELSSQQA
- the ADNP gene encoding activity-dependent neuroprotector homeobox protein isoform X1, which codes for MEYCMLGTSAFHKVQQQLMMPRKAFLSQKEKQARARERDMLKKRRRRQDYLKRSVEPQKNAETIKWHRDDEKRRENEQVKDKDIKKRWRQDERERRKNVDAMNWHREEEKWENERETMFQLPVNNLGSLRKARKTVKKILSDIGLEYCKEHIEDFKQFEPNDFYLKNTTWEDVGLWDPSLTKNQDYRTKPFCCSACPFSSKFFSAYKSHFRNVHSEDFENRILLNCPYCTFNADKKTLETHIKIFHAPNASTPSGGISTFKDKNKHESLKPKQADSVEQAVYYCKKCTYRDPLYEIVRKHIYREHFQHVAAPYVAKGGEKSLNGAVPLSSSAREEGGIHCKRCLFMPKSYEALVQHVIEDHERIGYQVTAMIGHTNVVVPRSKPLMLIAPKPQDKKPMGLPQRMGALSAGSVRSLSSQQMMNRLTIPKPTLNSAGVNMMSNVHLQQNNYGVKSVPPSYVGQPGGRLSLSGNAAVSLSQQSQSMKQFSASGNGRPYTLGGEQRSQASARYSLQSANSSSLSSAQLKQASLSQSQASRALGQSGSKSPVAATGPSAVNTSSTQKWKICTICNELFPENVYSVHFEKEHKAEKVPAVANYIMKIHNFTSKCLYCNRYLPTDTLLNHMLIHGLSCPYCRSTFNDVEKMAAHMRMVHVDEEMGPKTDSTLTFDLTLQQGSHTNIHLLVTTYNLRDAPAESVAYHAQNTPPVPPKPQPKIQEKSDVPVKSSPQAAVPYKKDVGKTLCPLCFSILKGPISDALAHHLRERHQVIQTVHPVEKKLTYKCIHCLGVYTSNMTASTITLHLVHCRGVGKTQNGQDKGTSSRLGQSPAAAPLKRAYEHMEFPLMKKRKMDDDDSPSAFEEKPEEPVVLALDPKGHEDDSYEARKTFLTKYFNKQPYPTRREIEKLAASLWLWKSDIASHFSNKRKKCVRDCEKYKPGVLLGFNMKELNKVKHEMDFDAEWLFENHDEKNSRVNVSKTVDKKINLEKDNDSSSDSYENLEEEYSESRSPFGQRVSDMGGKPSTDSTVQDPQDSLAKEILEENTLQSPEKAEQKQEESSKYEEIIAAEEPTKLVGDVSDSEGDQDEQEDAVEWKDGASQSESGPGSQQVSDFEDNALEVKPEVWTDESSQSEDAGGSKPAVEAKGGGSESDEEQSKWKNRSYGKVEGFWSKDQSQWKNASELEESLASEQMEWQSSTMDSEDGEAFGAVGAEPMHGSLPGVELSSQQA